The Longimicrobiales bacterium nucleotide sequence CCGGCCGGCCACCTTGAATTCTCCAACGTCGACGAACTCTTAGACTTCGTGGAGGACCTGGGAGAAGCCTCGGGGCTGCCCATCGGGATCAAATCAGCTGTGGGCCTGCTCAACTTCTGGAAGGAGCTTGCCGACCGGATGGCTTCAGAGGCGCGCGGCGTCGACTTCATCACGGTCGATGGTGGAGAGGGCGGAACAGGTGCGGCGCCCTTTGCCTTCTCGGATCACGTCGCCCTTCCGTTCAAAGTCGGATTCAGTCGTGTCTACCGGATCTTCGCCGAACGCGGCGTGCACAACGACGTCGTTTGGATCGGCTCCGGTAAGATCGGGCTACCCCAACAGGCCCTGCTCGCGTTTTGCCTCGGGGCGGACATGATCGCCACTGCGCGCGGCGCCATGATGGCCATCGGGTGCATTCAGGCGCAGCGTTGCCACACAGGACACTGCCCCACCGGCGTCGCCACGCAGAACAAGTGGTTGGTGCGGGGGCTCGATCCGACCCACAAAGCAGCCAGGCTCGCCAACTACGTCGTGACGCTCCGGAAAGAGCTGACTCGACTGAGCCACGCATGCGATGCGGAGCACCCAGCACTCCTGCACGCAGACCACATAGAAATCATGGACGGCAAGTTCGGGAGTCGTCCTCTGCGCGAAGTGTTCAACTACGAGAAAGGATGGGAATTGCCCAACCCCGACCAGCAAGCCGGCCTGCGATCAGCCATGGACGGCTGACCGCAGAACTCAGCTCGTCCGATCGTCCGGGCCTAAGTACTTCTCGGTGCCGCGCCGCCACCATTCGTGCGGGCCTAAGCGATCACCCGGCGCGAACTTGTCCGCGAGCCAAAGCGCGAGCCTGCGAAAGCGCGTGCCCGCCAGTCGGCGCCACGCCCGAGGCCAGAAGCCCTCGCCACGATTATACGGGCACACGCGGACGCAGATGGAGCAGTCCGAGTTCTGGTTCGCCCAGAACTTAAAGCACGGTTCCGCATTCACGGTCCACTTCGTCACGCCGACCAGGTTGGACTTGTTGTACACCTCGTCTGACGGGGGACCATCCGGAATCGCGTTCACCGGGCAAGCATCTGAACAGCGCCGGCACATGGTGCAGAACTCCTTCACACCGAACGACTTGGGCTGGTCGTGACTCACCGGGAGGTCCGTGAAAATCTTCCCGATGCGAACCCGGGGGCCGTACTCCTCCGTGATGAGAAGACCCAGTCTTCCATACTCACCGAGCCCAGCCTTAACCGCTAACGGCACGGCGAGCGCGCTGTCGTTCATGGTCGCGACAGCTCGGTATCCCAAGTTGATGATGTACTGGGCGAGCCCTAGCAGCACGAGCGTGTCATACGAGTACCCGATGCCTGTCGCGGTCCCGCTGAGCGCCGACGGCACCGTGTCTATGAGATCGCGCTCCATCTCCTGCGCGATCACGATGACGTTGGGCAGGTCGCTCGGAAGCTCCTGAGGCTTCTCTGTTTCGCCCTGCCGGCTGTACTGGTGCGAGTAGACCCAGCGCTCGTCGTAGCCGGTGATCCCCACGAGGTCCGCGCCGAAGACCTTCGCGACGTGTTTGATCTCCCGCGCCATTTGGGTCGGTGATTCTACCGGTACCTGCTGGTCAGGTCCCGGGCGATGAACGGTGAACGGATCGAGAAATCCCTCGCGACGATTCTCGTCTTCCTTGAGCTCAGCAAAGATATCCGGGAGATGCCAAGAGGCGTTTCGAAGGGCGTAGTCCTTCTGCGAGAACCCTTCGGTCTTCTTCCACGTCTTGAGCGGCGTCCGATACGTCTCAAAAAACCGATCCGTCTTCTCCGAGTGGATCTCTGGGTCCCAGAACGCCCGAGAATAGATGTCGAACTTTTGACTGAACCGTGCGAAGCGATCGTCGACCGCAAAGCCAGCAGCCGCGTCGTTTGCGGCCGGGTCGGCTACGTCTCCGCCACTCCCGTCTTGGGGCTTCGAGTCGGTCATCTCGGGAGACCTCCGTCCATTTTTATGAACCTCAGATTGAGCACCCGCCCACGTGTGGCCCGGAAGCCCGCCACCGCGCCGGAGTCATCCCGTAAGAACTGTATGGACCCAAGCGGGAACACCTGCGTGAAGAAAGCGTCTGCGCGCCCCTCGGAATTGAGCGGGATCTCGCCGAGTTTGAGGTTGTAGACCGCCAGCCCTCCTTCGATCTGACGGATCTCGTAGATCGTCTCGATTTCCGGGCTGTAGTAGTGGCCGGTGTAGTCCGCGAACTCTGGGCTCACGGCCTCTCGACGCGCCATGATCTCGACACCAGACTGGCGCTGCAGCAACGTGATCGAGTCCGCCGCCTCGCCGACGTGAAACGTCAGCGACACCGGGAAGTCCTCAGCCTGGAAAGTGGTTGAGGACGTGGCCGTGAGGCGCACCGTGTCCGGACTCGTCGCCCAGAGCGCACCCTCACGCACTTCAAGCTCTACCACACCAATAGGGCTCGCGAATCGACCCTCGAGGGCCTCGAGGTCTGCTTGCGAGAGTTGGACTTCCCCGGACTCATCCGATGCAGTCTCACCCGCAGGTGCGGGCGGCGCGCCCAGTTCGTCCTCGAGAAGGATCATGGTGATCCGCATGTCCCGAAGGGCCGGATTCCCCGTTGCCAGATTCGACAGAACCACGATCCCCAACTCCTGCTCGGGGAACCACGACACGTTGCTCCTGAATCCGGCATCCGACCCGCCGTGCCCAACCCGCGGCACGCCCCGGAACGGGCCGACCGACAGGCCGAGTCCGTAGCCGACCGTGTCGCCATCCGTGAGCACCGCTCGGGTCTGCATCGCGCGGTGCGACTCCGGGTTTCCGACCTCAACAGTCCGGAAGTTGTCGAGCCACGCGACGAGATCTTCCGCCGTCGTGAAGAGGCTGGTAGCTCCGTGGTTCGCGAAGCTCAGAACACGCTTCTCGAAGCCACCACCAGGACGGGTTGCATAGGAATAGGCTCGGTTCGGCACCACGTGTCGGTGGTCATCGTGCACGTGAGTAGCTCCCATCCCCAACGGCTGGAAGATCCTCTCGCCGACGAAGTCCTGAAACGGCATCCCTGATACTCGTTCGACTAGGTCAGCCGCGAGGCTGAAGCCCATGTTGCTGTATAGGTACCGGGTACCGGGTTCGAAGTTGAGTTCCTCTTGTTTCGAGAGGAGTCGCCTCACGTGCTCTTTGGTGATGACGTCGTCCATCCGCCAGCCAGCCATCGCCAAGAGCTGCCACTGGTCACGCACTCCGCTCGTGTGCTGCAGCAGATGTCGAGGTGTAACCAGACCGCCCATATCCGGGACCTCGGGCATGTGCGTCCGAATGTCGTCGTCGAGGTCCAGCTTCCCTTCCGCGGCCAACAAGAGAACCGCCATCGCCGTGAACTGCTTCGACACGGATGCCACGTGGAAAACGGTTTCAGGAGTTATAGGGAGCCCGTACTCCAACTGGGCACTACCAAAACCCCGAGAGTAGATGATCTCCCCTCCGCGGATAATCGCTACGGAAGCGCCCGGGGACTCCGGGGTTTCCAGGTCGGAGAACACTTCGGTGATCCGCGTCTCCTGATCAGTCGTCAGTGCCTGCGCCGCGACCGCCGCCGGGGCGAACAAAAACAGAGGAGCGACGAGCATTGCACCGGTCGCCACCAAGCGAAACCGCTTCATTCCTGGTCCTCCCAAATCCTGCGCAAGTACCGCTCAGGGGCCTGCAAGAAGTCACGCACCAGAGTCACAGACTCAAGGTCGTCAAAGCCGACGGGACTCACAGCCCCGTTGTCGAATGAGTAGATCGTCGCGCCCGGAATGGCCATCAAGATGGGTGAGTGCGTCGCAATCACGAACTGCGAGCCGGTCCGGACCGAGTCCCGGATCATCGCTAAGAAACCGAGTTGGCTTTGCGGAGAAAGCGCCGCCTCTGGCTCATCCAGCAAAAATAGGCCCTGGGGGACCAAGCGCTGCGCGAAGAGGTTCAGAAATGCCTCTCCGTGTGATGCCGCATCCGGGTTTCGTCCATACCGACCCTCCATTTGCCCTATCGAGGCGCGATGCGGCCCTTTGGCGAGGGTACGGGCGTAGTTCGACGACCCTGCCAAGTCTCGATCAATCCGGGCGACCTCCGCCTCGTGCTCCGCGCGCATGGAAGCGAGTTGCTTCTGGAAGCCGAAGAAGTCCTCGGCACGCAGGAAGAAGCCACGATGGGTGCGACCGCGCCACATCAACCGAAGGCGATTGGCCAGTCGGCGCTGCGCCACGAGTGTCTTGTCCGTCTCGAGACGCGATGAGCCAACCGCGGGCAACTTGCACGCGATCGCGAGCGCCTCCATGAACGTCGACTTCCCCGTCCCGTTTTCTCCAACCAGGACAGTGACCGGAGTCTCTAGCGGCATCGAATCAAGTGACGCGATAGACGGCACCGTAAACGGGAAGCCCTCGGCTTGCTCCGGCTTCCGATACCGGACGCCGGATAGCTGGGTGCCTATAGAATGGCTGACGGTCAGCTTCGAACCCCTTTATCGCGTAGACCCTGTGAACGTACGCGGACCGACCACATGAAAGAAGGCGGTCACCCGTCGGGTGACCGCCTCCACTCTTTCCGCCAAGTAGGCTCACGCAATCAGCGCGCCTATTCGAGCAGCTACAGTTCCTCGAGTTCCTTTCGGGCACGATCTAGGATCTCGCGCACCTTCTCGGTCTGTTCGAAGTCCGACTTCGCGACGGCCTTGAAGGCCGCCTTCGAGAGACGACCCCAGCTCCCCCAGATCTCAGCAGACTCTGGACCCATGTTGGCGCCCCAATCCTTTCCAACCTGTGGCGCGCGCCCAGATGGCCTCGACCTCCTCTTTGTAATGAGCGCTTTCAGAAGAGAGTCGCGAAGTCGCCGTCGCTGAGGAACGTGAGGCCACCCGACGCACCGTCTGTCTTCGCGACGGCCTATTCCTGCATATTCGCCGCACGTTGGAGAATCGCGCCGACTTCGTCGTCTCCAAAACGCTTCCCCGGCCGTTTCTCCGGAAGGATCGTCTTCTCCTCTTCGTCGCTCAATCCAAGCTCCTCAACCCCATTTGCCGGCGCGCATCGTGCACGACATCAGCGTCGTCCCCGCCTGGGTACCGCAACAGGCTCACCAGGATCCGGACGCACACCAGCCGCATCCAGTTTCCGATAGAACGCCGGGACATGAGTCGTGATGTATTCGTTGATCGACTCCACCACTGCCGGCACGAGGTCCCACGCCCGATCGATCGCCGCTAGGGCGTCCGCACTCGGCGGACCTCCATTACGCTCAAGACCGGACGCTGCACGCCCGGGGCTCGCGCTCTGCATCTCACTGCGAAGCGAATCGAGCGCCTCTGTGAGCTGTGCAGCTTCTTCCGTGAGTCCCTCATCCGCACCGGACTCGTCGAGAAGCTCCGTGGCTTCGTTGAGCTGCCCCGTCAGACGCTGGAGCGCGCGGTTGGCCAGTGTCATCGTGCCGTTGATCTCTGCGGCACTCCTCGCGGCACTCTGACGAGCGCGAAGAGCAACCATGTTCACCTCAGCACGCGGATCGAGCTGCACCGTCACCTCCTGCTGCACGACCTGGTCGGCTGTTTCGAGCTGAACGACATAGCTGCCCGGCAGTACCAGTGGGCCCTGCGGAGAACCGCCGCCTCGCCCACCGCCCCCACCGCCGCCACCGCCGCCACCCGGCGCCTGTGGTGGAATCTCGATCGGGGCGGACTCCCTGAGATTCCAAACGACACGGTTCATGCCTTCGTCCCCGCTCGCCTCGAGCTCGCGGACGGTCTGTCCGGTCGCCGTGAGGATCTTCACCACCGCGTCCTCCTGCTCGCCCGCCAGCCAATACTGAATCACCGCGCCGTCAGGCGGGTTCTCCGACTCATAGAGGTCGCCCCAGAAAGGCCAGCCACCCAATCGGAAGTACTCCGTCGCGGTCGGCGTTGGGAACAGATATGCGCTCTTATCGAAGACTGTTCCTCCCGCCATGTGTTCGAGCGGCGAGAGGTCGTCCAGGATCAGAATGCTGCGACCATGCGTGCCTAAGACGAGGTCGTTGTCCCGAGGGTGAATGACGA carries:
- a CDS encoding serine hydrolase, producing the protein MKRFRLVATGAMLVAPLFLFAPAAVAAQALTTDQETRITEVFSDLETPESPGASVAIIRGGEIIYSRGFGSAQLEYGLPITPETVFHVASVSKQFTAMAVLLLAAEGKLDLDDDIRTHMPEVPDMGGLVTPRHLLQHTSGVRDQWQLLAMAGWRMDDVITKEHVRRLLSKQEELNFEPGTRYLYSNMGFSLAADLVERVSGMPFQDFVGERIFQPLGMGATHVHDDHRHVVPNRAYSYATRPGGGFEKRVLSFANHGATSLFTTAEDLVAWLDNFRTVEVGNPESHRAMQTRAVLTDGDTVGYGLGLSVGPFRGVPRVGHGGSDAGFRSNVSWFPEQELGIVVLSNLATGNPALRDMRITMILLEDELGAPPAPAGETASDESGEVQLSQADLEALEGRFASPIGVVELEVREGALWATSPDTVRLTATSSTTFQAEDFPVSLTFHVGEAADSITLLQRQSGVEIMARREAVSPEFADYTGHYYSPEIETIYEIRQIEGGLAVYNLKLGEIPLNSEGRADAFFTQVFPLGSIQFLRDDSGAVAGFRATRGRVLNLRFIKMDGGLPR
- a CDS encoding reductive dehalogenase domain-containing protein, with amino-acid sequence MTDSKPQDGSGGDVADPAANDAAAGFAVDDRFARFSQKFDIYSRAFWDPEIHSEKTDRFFETYRTPLKTWKKTEGFSQKDYALRNASWHLPDIFAELKEDENRREGFLDPFTVHRPGPDQQVPVESPTQMAREIKHVAKVFGADLVGITGYDERWVYSHQYSRQGETEKPQELPSDLPNVIVIAQEMERDLIDTVPSALSGTATGIGYSYDTLVLLGLAQYIINLGYRAVATMNDSALAVPLAVKAGLGEYGRLGLLITEEYGPRVRIGKIFTDLPVSHDQPKSFGVKEFCTMCRRCSDACPVNAIPDGPPSDEVYNKSNLVGVTKWTVNAEPCFKFWANQNSDCSICVRVCPYNRGEGFWPRAWRRLAGTRFRRLALWLADKFAPGDRLGPHEWWRRGTEKYLGPDDRTS
- a CDS encoding AAA family ATPase, which gives rise to MPLETPVTVLVGENGTGKSTFMEALAIACKLPAVGSSRLETDKTLVAQRRLANRLRLMWRGRTHRGFFLRAEDFFGFQKQLASMRAEHEAEVARIDRDLAGSSNYARTLAKGPHRASIGQMEGRYGRNPDAASHGEAFLNLFAQRLVPQGLFLLDEPEAALSPQSQLGFLAMIRDSVRTGSQFVIATHSPILMAIPGATIYSFDNGAVSPVGFDDLESVTLVRDFLQAPERYLRRIWEDQE